One Ahaetulla prasina isolate Xishuangbanna chromosome 1, ASM2864084v1, whole genome shotgun sequence DNA window includes the following coding sequences:
- the LOC131204928 gene encoding olfactory receptor 10K1-like yields the protein MKNSNDSSMNDFLLLGFSILGKKPTLLFVIFSLTYGTILTFNITIMSVILLDRTLHCPMYFLLFALSVSETCTTFVTVPKLLFILLTGRQSISFVGCAMQMFCFFSLGGNNCFLLVAMSYDRYAAICYPLQYQVLMEKKVCVKLVAASCLAGCYISLLICVLIFRLPFCGPKEIQHFFCDISPVLSLTCTDTYLTHLVVVLLCAVVLLGTVLLISVSYAYIISAILRITSSLGRKKMFSTCASHLTVVITHFSCACFVYLRPKAASSLGQDTWISTVFVFITPLLNPLIYTLRNKDVKLSIQKLLRSSFCPQRL from the coding sequence ATGAAAAATAGTAACGACAGCTCCATGAATGATTTTCTCTTGCTGGGCTTTTCCATCCTTGGAAAGAAACCAACTTTactttttgtgattttctccctcACCTATGGCACCATCCTGACCTTCAACATCACTATCATGTCAGTCATATTGCTCGACCGGACTCTACACTGTCCAATGTACTTTTTACTTTTTGCATTATCTGTCTCAGAAACCTGTACCACCTTTGTCACTGTCCCCAAACTTCTTTTCATTCTGTTGACTGGCAGACAGTCCATTTCCTTTGTTGGATGTGCCATGcagatgttttgcttttttagTTTGGGaggcaacaactgcttcctgttagtCGCTATGTCTTATGATCGGTATGCAGCAATTTGCTACCCACTTCAGTACCAGGTACTGATGGAGAAAAAGGTTTGTGTCAAACTAGTAGCTGCATCCTGTCTAGCAGGATGCTATATATCTCTACTTATTTGCGTCCTTATATTCAGGTTGCCTTTTTGTGGGCCAAAAGAAATCCAACATTTTTTCTGTGACATTTCACCTGTGCTGAGCTTGACTTGTACTGATACTTACCTGACTCATCTGGTGGTGGTCCTTTTATGTGCTGTTGTTTTGCTGGGCACAGTCCTATTGATCTCTGTTTCATATGCCTATATTATTTCTGCTATCCTAAGGATCACCTCCagtttgggaagaaaaaaaatgttctctaCCTGTGCTTCCCATCTCACTGTGGTGATCACCCACTTCAGTTGTGCTTGTTTTGTGTATTTGAGGCCTAAGGCAGCTTCCTCACTGGGTCAAGACACATGGATCTCAACCGTTTTTGTCTTCATAACCCCTCTGCTGAACCCTTTGATTTACACCTTGAGAAATAAGGACGTTAAATTATCCATTCAAAAACTGCTAAGGAGTTCATTTTGTCCACAGAGACTCTAA
- the LOC131189337 gene encoding olfactory receptor 1052-like, translated as MSNYTMVTEFILLGLTDKLAFEVPLFMIFFLIYFLTLAGNIGMVVLIRISPRLHTPMYFFLSNLSIIDVCYSSIFAPRLLMNLAQFKTISYAGCITQHCFFVVFVSTEGFLLAVMAYDRYVAICMPLLYTTMMTKRVYVLLVVGSYLGGIVNSLTHTSGLLMISFCAPGVINHFFCDTPAMLKVSCSDTHINELILVTFSGIIALSTLLIIIISYLCILISIIKMHSSGNRYKAFSTCASHLTAVTMFYGPVSLSHLQLSSLYIQQQEKISAVFYTLIVPMLNPVIYSLRNKEVKDALKKMINCQKE; from the coding sequence ATGAGCAATTACACCATGGTAACGGAATTCATTCTTCTTGGGCTAACAGACAAGCTGGCATTTGAAGTGCCCCTCTTCATGATATTTTTCCTGATCTATTTTCTGACCCTGGCTGGGAACATCGGGATGGTGGTATTGATCAGAATCAGTCCCCGGCTTCATACCCCAATGTACTTCTTCCTCAGCAATCTGTCTATCATTGATGTCTGCTACTCTTCCATCTTTGCACCAAGGCTCTTGATGAATCTAGCACAATTTAAGACTATTTCATATGCCGGATGCATCACCCAACATTGCTTTTTTGTAGTCTTTGTGAGTACCGAGGGCTTTCTGCTTGCAGTAATGGCATATGACCGCTATGTAGCCATTTGTATGCCATTGCTCTATACCACTATGATGACCAAAAGGGTCTATGTCCTGCTAGTAGTAGGTTCATACCTAGGGGGAATAGTGAATTCCCTCACCCACACTTCTGGCTTGCTTATGATATCGTTCTGTGCCCCAGGTGTAATTAACCACTTCTTTTGTGATACACCAGCTATGTTGAAAGTTTCATGCAGTGATACTCATATTAATGAACTTATATTGGTCACCTTCTCTGGAATAATTGCTCTTTCTACTCTCCTGATAATTATAATCTCTTACCTATGTATCTTGATTAGTATCATAAAGATGCATTCTTCTGGGAATAGATACAAAGCTTTTTCCACCTGTGCTTCCCACCTAACAGCAGTCACCATGTTCTACGGGCCAGTTAGTTTAAGCCATTTGCAACTCAGCTCTTTGTACATTCAGCAACAAGAGAAGATCTCGGCTGTGTTCTACACTCTGATCGTTCCAATGCTGAATCCAGTGATCTACAGTTTGAGGAACAAAGAGGTAAAAGATGCCTTGAAGAAAATGATTAATTGTCAAAAAGAATAA